A genome region from Sphingobium sp. CR2-8 includes the following:
- the mltG gene encoding endolytic transglycosylase MltG: MRRLGGIVLLIGLAVAAFIAFRFVYGWSEPGPAKQDVRIVVPEGATLSDAAVLLKQGGAVRSADAFLTRAKLFGSGKSIKAGEFILPAGASNSDILSILQGGKTLTRLITIPEGMPSILVHERLMANDQLTGDIPVPDEGSVLPDSYAFDKGEARAVVLKRMQAAMDKALAQLWAERAANTIVKSPREAVILASIVEKETGVPLERPMVAGVYANRLRTNMMLQADPTIIYPITRGKPLGRRIRKSEIAAVNDYNTYAMVGLPKGPIANPGRLSILAVLHPAQTKALYFVADGKGGHIFADTYQQHNENVRKWFEIRRARGEL; encoded by the coding sequence ATGCGACGACTAGGCGGCATCGTCCTGCTGATCGGGCTGGCGGTCGCTGCCTTCATCGCGTTCCGCTTCGTCTATGGGTGGAGCGAGCCAGGCCCCGCGAAACAGGATGTCCGTATCGTCGTGCCGGAAGGGGCGACGCTGTCCGACGCGGCGGTGCTGCTGAAACAGGGTGGGGCGGTGCGGTCCGCCGACGCCTTTCTGACGCGGGCGAAGCTGTTCGGCAGCGGCAAATCGATCAAGGCAGGCGAGTTCATCCTGCCCGCAGGCGCCAGCAACAGCGACATCCTGTCCATCCTGCAAGGCGGCAAGACGCTTACCCGCCTCATCACCATTCCCGAAGGCATGCCGTCCATCCTGGTGCATGAGCGGCTGATGGCGAACGACCAGTTGACGGGCGACATTCCGGTGCCCGACGAAGGCAGCGTGCTGCCCGACAGCTATGCCTTCGACAAGGGCGAGGCGCGCGCCGTCGTGTTGAAACGCATGCAGGCGGCGATGGACAAGGCCCTGGCCCAACTCTGGGCGGAGCGCGCGGCCAACACCATCGTCAAATCGCCCAGGGAAGCGGTCATCCTCGCCAGCATCGTGGAGAAGGAAACCGGCGTTCCTTTGGAGCGGCCCATGGTGGCGGGGGTCTATGCCAACCGGTTGCGCACCAACATGATGTTGCAGGCGGACCCGACCATCATCTACCCGATCACGCGGGGCAAGCCGCTGGGCCGCCGCATCCGCAAGTCGGAAATCGCGGCGGTCAACGACTACAACACCTACGCCATGGTCGGCCTGCCCAAGGGACCGATCGCCAATCCGGGACGGCTGTCGATCCTGGCGGTATTGCACCCGGCGCAAACCAAGGCGCTCTATTTCGTCGCCGATGGCAAGGGCGGCCATATCTTCGCCGACACCTATCAGCAGCATAATGAAAATGTGCGCAAATGGTTCGAAATCCGCCGCGCGCGCGGCGAGTTGTGA
- the fabF gene encoding beta-ketoacyl-ACP synthase II: MRRVVVTGLGMVSPLGGDVETSWKNIIASKSGAATITRFDPTDYKCRIACEVKPKDHEYGYDASLDVDHKIQRQVDLFIVFGISAASQALRDAGLDNMSEEERLRAGCSIGSGIGGLPGIESESLVLANKGPSRVSPHFVHGRLINLISGQVSIKYGLMGPNHAVVTACSTGAHSIGDAARMIAMDDADVMLAGGAESAICPIGIAGFAQARALSTGFNDDPTRASRPYDVNRDGFVMGEGAGVVVLEEYERAKARGAKIYAEVLGYGLSGDAYHVTAPHPEGSGAFRSMQMALKKSGLSLDDIDYVNAHGTSTPLGDELELGAVRRLFGDQIGHMSMSSTKSAIGHLLGGAGAVESIFCILAMRDGIVPPTLNLDEPSESCKGVDLVPHVAKERKVRAVLNNSFGFGGTNASLIMKAI, from the coding sequence ATGCGTCGTGTCGTCGTCACTGGCCTTGGCATGGTCAGCCCTTTGGGCGGAGATGTGGAAACCAGTTGGAAGAATATCATCGCGTCCAAATCCGGCGCGGCCACGATCACGCGCTTCGATCCTACCGACTATAAATGCCGCATCGCTTGCGAAGTGAAGCCCAAGGACCATGAATATGGTTACGACGCGTCGCTGGATGTCGATCACAAGATCCAGCGCCAGGTCGACCTATTCATCGTGTTCGGCATCTCCGCCGCCAGCCAGGCGCTGCGCGACGCGGGCCTCGACAATATGTCGGAAGAAGAACGGCTGCGCGCCGGTTGCTCGATCGGTTCGGGCATCGGCGGTCTGCCCGGCATCGAAAGCGAATCGCTGGTGCTGGCCAACAAGGGGCCGAGCCGGGTCAGCCCGCATTTCGTCCATGGCCGCCTCATCAACCTGATCTCCGGCCAGGTTTCGATCAAATATGGCCTGATGGGGCCGAACCATGCGGTCGTCACCGCTTGTTCGACCGGCGCGCATTCGATCGGCGACGCCGCGCGGATGATCGCGATGGACGATGCCGACGTCATGCTGGCGGGCGGCGCGGAAAGCGCGATCTGCCCTATCGGCATCGCTGGTTTCGCCCAGGCGCGCGCGCTCTCGACCGGCTTCAACGACGATCCCACGCGCGCCAGCCGCCCCTATGACGTCAACCGCGACGGCTTCGTCATGGGCGAAGGCGCCGGCGTGGTCGTACTCGAAGAATATGAACGGGCGAAGGCGCGCGGCGCGAAAATCTATGCCGAAGTGCTGGGTTACGGCCTGTCGGGTGACGCCTATCATGTCACCGCGCCGCATCCCGAAGGATCGGGCGCGTTCCGTTCGATGCAGATGGCGCTCAAGAAGTCGGGCCTGTCCCTCGACGACATCGACTATGTGAACGCGCATGGCACATCGACCCCGCTGGGCGACGAACTGGAACTGGGCGCGGTGCGCCGCCTGTTCGGCGACCAGATCGGCCATATGTCGATGTCGTCCACCAAGTCGGCGATCGGCCATCTGCTGGGCGGCGCGGGCGCGGTGGAAAGCATCTTCTGCATCCTCGCCATGCGCGACGGCATCGTGCCGCCGACGCTGAACCTCGATGAACCGAGCGAAAGCTGCAAGGGCGTGGACCTGGTCCCGCACGTCGCCAAGGAGCGCAAGGTGCGCGCGGTGCTGAACAATTCGTTCGGCTTCGGCGGCACCAACGCCTCGCTGATCATGAAGGCGATCTGA
- a CDS encoding sugar transporter, which produces MSTSRKVTIIGVILLLWGLMGIAAFIMQYTVDLSALARTDPAAARAFATMPGWVWTVYAIAVATGTLGAIALLLRKSIAAFLFLLSLVCVIVQFGYTFLGTHLLAEKGWVATVPFPALIIAVALFGWLYSRSLVARGLLR; this is translated from the coding sequence ATGTCCACGTCGCGCAAGGTTACGATCATCGGGGTCATCCTGTTGTTATGGGGCCTGATGGGGATCGCGGCCTTCATCATGCAATATACGGTCGATCTGAGCGCGCTGGCCAGAACCGATCCCGCCGCCGCCCGCGCCTTCGCGACGATGCCAGGCTGGGTATGGACCGTCTATGCCATCGCCGTGGCGACCGGCACGCTGGGCGCGATCGCGCTGCTGTTGCGCAAATCGATCGCCGCCTTCCTGTTCCTGCTGTCGCTTGTCTGCGTCATCGTGCAGTTCGGCTATACGTTCCTGGGCACCCACTTGCTGGCGGAAAAGGGATGGGTTGCCACCGTTCCCTTTCCCGCGCTCATCATCGCGGTGGCGCTGTTCGGCTGGCTTTATAGCCGTTCGCTCGTCGCGAGGGGCCTTTTGCGCTGA
- a CDS encoding 2'-5' RNA ligase family protein encodes MTIAERRAPIIVTALMGAADFAWADGLRRAHFPPERNQLSAHVTLFHHLPPSLLDEIAARLKTLCRGPAPAARLAAVMPLGQGVAYRIDSPELMAMRDELADAFAGLLTPQDQARPRLHVTIQNKVKPQEAKALAERLAAEFQPRAFAISGLAAWHYRGGPWELAMKAMFRG; translated from the coding sequence ATGACGATAGCGGAACGACGTGCGCCGATCATCGTGACGGCGCTGATGGGCGCGGCGGACTTTGCCTGGGCGGATGGTCTGCGCCGCGCGCATTTTCCGCCGGAACGCAATCAACTGTCCGCCCATGTGACCCTGTTTCACCATCTTCCGCCCTCGCTGCTGGACGAGATTGCAGCGCGGTTGAAAACCCTGTGCCGTGGCCCCGCGCCGGCGGCCAGGCTGGCAGCCGTCATGCCGCTGGGGCAGGGGGTCGCCTATCGCATCGACAGCCCCGAGCTGATGGCGATGCGCGATGAACTGGCCGACGCATTTGCAGGCCTGCTAACTCCGCAGGATCAGGCCCGTCCGCGCCTGCACGTCACGATCCAGAACAAGGTGAAGCCACAGGAAGCGAAGGCGCTGGCGGAGCGATTGGCGGCGGAATTTCAACCGCGCGCCTTCGCCATTTCAGGCCTTGCCGCCTGGCATTATCGCGGCGGGCCATGGGAATTGGCGATGAAGGCGATGTTCAGGGGGTAG